In a genomic window of Salegentibacter salegens:
- a CDS encoding ABC transporter ATP-binding protein — translation MENLLVAENIHKEFGNFTALNNVSIAIPRGSIFGLLGPNGAGKTTLLRIINQITMPDKGQVFLDGKALHPDDIAHIGYLPEERGLYKSMKVGEQALYLAQLKGLSKAEAKERLEYWFTKLQIEGWWDKKIQELSKGMAQKIQFIITVLHRPKLLIFDEPFSGFDPVNAGLIKNEILQLKEEGATILFSTHRMESVEELCDYMALIHKSNKLLDGRVSEIKRAYKSNTYEVGLESENNTALLAELKEKFVIGNTNFKSINDDLKLTIQLNNGETPNQLLNYLLGKARINHFVEVIPSVNDIFIKTVTQNA, via the coding sequence ATGGAAAATCTCTTAGTAGCAGAAAATATTCACAAGGAATTTGGCAATTTTACTGCACTAAACAATGTCTCGATAGCCATCCCACGTGGAAGTATCTTTGGGCTTCTAGGGCCAAACGGCGCGGGAAAAACTACATTACTTCGTATTATAAACCAGATTACTATGCCTGATAAGGGCCAGGTTTTTCTAGATGGCAAAGCTTTGCATCCCGATGATATTGCCCATATTGGTTACCTGCCGGAAGAACGCGGGCTTTATAAATCTATGAAAGTTGGGGAGCAGGCACTTTATCTTGCTCAACTAAAAGGGCTTTCTAAAGCAGAAGCTAAAGAACGACTGGAATACTGGTTTACAAAGTTGCAAATAGAGGGTTGGTGGGATAAAAAGATCCAGGAGCTTTCTAAAGGGATGGCGCAAAAAATACAATTTATTATTACGGTTTTACATCGCCCTAAGTTGTTGATTTTTGATGAACCATTTAGCGGGTTCGATCCGGTAAACGCGGGTTTAATCAAGAATGAGATCCTTCAACTTAAAGAAGAGGGAGCAACTATTCTTTTTTCAACACACCGAATGGAAAGTGTAGAGGAATTATGTGATTATATGGCATTAATTCATAAATCGAATAAATTGCTGGACGGTAGAGTTTCAGAAATAAAAAGAGCTTATAAATCCAATACCTACGAGGTTGGTTTGGAATCAGAAAATAATACTGCGCTTTTAGCCGAATTAAAAGAAAAATTCGTGATAGGCAATACTAATTTTAAAAGTATAAACGACGATCTTAAATTGACAATTCAGCTAAATAACGGGGAAACTCCCAATCAGCTTTTAAACTATCTTCTTGGTAAAGCAAGGATAAATCATTTTGTAGAAGTTATTCCTTCAGTAAACGATATTTTTATTAAAACCGTAACTCAAAATGCGTAA
- a CDS encoding ABC transporter permease, which translates to MRNLKLIIQREYLARVRNKTFIIMTFLSPLILIGMFALIAYLSMLNSSEQRIIGLYDETEMFASEFKDQEQVQYLDLSGKSLDEAKQLVNEQDYYGLIYIPENLDRNFEGVQFFGKESPGLGTIQAIEKTIADRLTREELIKRGIDVNQLNEAKTEVRIEIQNFSGERTSKMSNYIKMFFGGAAGYLLMMFIIIYGNMVMRSVIEEKTNRIIEIIVSSVKPIQLMMGKVLGTSLAGITQFTIWVLLASVLAITSFYVLGIDIFTVQKSQLETVEQIAQPEITQLVMDVLNLPILSLVIFFLIYFIGGYFLYSAIYAAIGAAVDSETDTQQFMFPVILPLMLGIYVGFFSVIENPHGSVSTIFSMIPLTSPIVMLMRIPFGVPWWELAISIAILIITNFGVIWLAAKIYRVGILMYGKKASYKELFKWLKY; encoded by the coding sequence ATGCGTAATCTAAAGCTTATAATTCAGCGGGAATATTTAGCTCGGGTAAGGAATAAAACCTTCATTATAATGACATTCTTAAGTCCATTGATTTTGATAGGAATGTTTGCCCTTATCGCTTATTTGAGTATGCTTAATAGTAGTGAGCAACGTATTATTGGCTTGTATGATGAAACAGAAATGTTTGCTTCAGAATTTAAAGATCAGGAACAGGTGCAGTATTTAGATCTTTCGGGGAAGTCTCTTGATGAAGCAAAACAATTGGTGAACGAGCAGGATTATTACGGGCTCATTTATATTCCTGAAAATCTTGATAGAAATTTTGAAGGCGTTCAGTTCTTTGGAAAAGAATCGCCCGGTTTGGGCACCATTCAGGCTATAGAAAAGACCATTGCCGATAGGCTCACCCGAGAAGAACTTATTAAACGTGGTATAGACGTTAACCAGTTAAATGAGGCCAAAACTGAGGTACGAATTGAAATTCAAAATTTTTCTGGGGAACGCACCTCTAAAATGTCTAATTATATAAAAATGTTTTTTGGTGGCGCTGCAGGTTATTTACTGATGATGTTTATTATCATTTATGGGAATATGGTGATGCGCAGTGTGATTGAAGAAAAAACGAATAGGATTATTGAGATAATTGTTTCTTCAGTAAAACCCATTCAACTTATGATGGGAAAAGTATTAGGAACTTCCTTAGCCGGAATTACACAATTCACAATTTGGGTGCTTCTGGCCAGCGTTTTGGCGATAACTTCATTTTATGTTTTGGGTATAGATATTTTTACGGTTCAGAAATCACAACTGGAAACTGTAGAACAAATAGCACAACCCGAAATTACCCAATTGGTTATGGATGTTCTTAATTTACCAATTCTAAGTCTGGTTATATTTTTCCTAATTTATTTTATTGGTGGTTACTTTCTATATAGTGCTATTTACGCGGCAATTGGGGCGGCGGTAGATAGTGAAACCGATACCCAACAATTTATGTTTCCGGTTATTTTGCCTTTAATGTTAGGGATTTATGTAGGATTCTTTTCAGTAATAGAAAATCCTCACGGAAGTGTTTCTACCATTTTTTCTATGATTCCGCTTACTTCACCTATAGTGATGTTAATGCGCATTCCCTTTGGGGTGCCGTGGTGGGAATTGGCTATTTCAATAGCAATTTTAATTATCACCAATTTTGGGGTGATATGGCTTGCGGCTAAAATATACCGAGTGGGAATTCTTATGTACGGTAAGAAAGCCAGTTACAAAGAATTATTTAAATGGCTTAAATACTAG
- a CDS encoding mechanosensitive ion channel family protein codes for MQEQDNSETTQAIKEVVQQDIWGSLVDFWNFVLFPIETAGNTVHITIGNILFVVIAFVLTSLVLRIIRSFITNKLQEGDKLKFISVFKFIKYFIYVVVILVTISSLGINITILLTASAALFVGIGLALQEFFQDIIGGVFIILDKSLLVGDVIEMEGRVGRVFQIKLRTTRALTRDDKVMIIPNHKFMSDVIFNYTQNHETTREAVKVGVAYGSDTKKVEKVLLKCAKQIKDVMESPEPFVLFEDFGDSALHFSLHFYVTDSFVDPKIKSELRFKIDEEFRINNITIPFPQRDVHFYPTQNLNQNLSNNE; via the coding sequence ATGCAAGAACAGGATAATTCAGAAACTACACAAGCAATAAAAGAGGTGGTACAACAGGATATTTGGGGTAGCCTGGTAGATTTCTGGAATTTTGTGTTATTTCCTATAGAAACAGCTGGAAATACTGTGCATATTACCATAGGAAACATTCTGTTTGTTGTTATTGCTTTTGTGCTTACTAGTTTAGTACTTAGAATAATAAGGTCCTTTATTACCAATAAACTGCAGGAAGGAGATAAGCTTAAGTTTATAAGTGTATTTAAATTTATTAAATACTTTATTTATGTAGTGGTGATTTTGGTGACCATAAGTTCTTTGGGCATAAATATTACAATACTTTTAACAGCATCGGCTGCACTTTTTGTAGGTATAGGTTTAGCTTTACAGGAGTTTTTTCAGGATATTATTGGAGGGGTTTTTATCATTTTAGATAAATCCCTTTTAGTGGGAGACGTGATAGAGATGGAGGGTAGAGTGGGACGTGTTTTTCAAATAAAACTGCGAACCACCCGCGCCTTAACAAGGGACGATAAGGTGATGATTATTCCTAATCATAAGTTTATGAGTGATGTAATTTTTAATTACACCCAAAATCATGAAACCACTAGAGAGGCCGTAAAAGTTGGAGTGGCTTATGGTAGTGACACTAAAAAAGTTGAAAAAGTTTTACTGAAATGTGCTAAGCAGATTAAAGATGTTATGGAAAGCCCCGAGCCCTTTGTACTCTTCGAGGATTTTGGAGATTCGGCTTTGCATTTTTCCCTACATTTTTATGTAACCGATAGTTTTGTAGATCCAAAAATAAAAAGTGAACTTAGATTTAAAATAGATGAAGAATTCAGGATCAATAATATCACGATTCCTTTCCCGCAGCGGGATGTGCATTTTTATCCTACCCAAAACCTAAACCAAAATTTGTCTAATAATGAATAG
- a CDS encoding DUF6268 family outer membrane beta-barrel protein, protein MNRTFKFIGFLLLGVVTFPAMAQSTDLARIEYTYFPQSNSDNSFRRFRTFVNFPIKLNDNDAYLIPGVEYRNVNFRYRNDEAFSTNNLDRFQSFTGKIGYTFKMNDLWRFGAETGVKIASNFATSELVKDDFIYTGSVYFIKIKEDQRYVEPWRLILGLSYSTTTGFPFPLPVINYYKRFDEKWSYGLGIPKTNLVHYFNDKHQVQGFVTLDGFFANVQQNFNPYPKTNPNANRLAESMSMTIVLSGLGYQYNFTDHISFYAYAGYTLINDIRLRDNDREDLYTIDENNTFYARSGLKFSIL, encoded by the coding sequence ATGAATAGGACCTTTAAATTTATAGGTTTCCTTTTGTTGGGGGTTGTAACTTTTCCGGCGATGGCACAATCTACAGATTTGGCCCGAATAGAATACACTTATTTTCCGCAGTCAAATTCAGATAATTCTTTTAGAAGGTTTAGAACATTTGTGAATTTTCCCATTAAACTTAATGATAATGACGCGTATCTAATTCCTGGAGTGGAATACAGAAATGTGAATTTTAGGTACAGAAATGATGAAGCTTTTTCTACCAATAATCTAGACCGTTTCCAATCATTCACCGGAAAAATAGGATATACTTTTAAAATGAACGATTTATGGCGATTTGGAGCCGAAACAGGAGTGAAGATTGCTTCTAACTTTGCTACCAGTGAGTTAGTAAAAGACGATTTTATTTATACCGGTTCAGTATATTTCATAAAGATTAAAGAAGACCAGCGTTATGTAGAGCCCTGGCGTTTAATTTTGGGATTAAGTTATTCTACAACAACAGGTTTTCCGTTTCCACTTCCAGTGATTAATTATTATAAACGTTTTGATGAAAAATGGTCTTACGGTTTAGGAATTCCTAAAACAAACCTTGTGCATTACTTTAATGATAAGCACCAAGTCCAGGGTTTTGTGACTTTAGATGGATTTTTTGCTAATGTTCAGCAAAATTTTAATCCGTACCCCAAAACTAATCCCAATGCTAATAGGCTTGCCGAAAGTATGTCTATGACCATTGTTTTAAGCGGTTTGGGATATCAATATAACTTTACCGATCATATTTCATTCTATGCCTATGCCGGTTATACGCTTATTAATGATATTCGATTAAGAGATAATGACAGGGAAGACCTGTACACTATAGACGAAAACAATACATTCTACGCCCGTAGCGGCTTAAAATTTAGTATTTTATAA
- a CDS encoding sigma-54-dependent transcriptional regulator codes for MASILLIEDEAAIRRVLVKILTEESKNYEVEEAADGLEGIEKIKDQDFDLVLCDIKMPKMDGVEVLEAIMRIKPEIPVVMISGHGDLETAVNTMKMGAFDYIAKPPDLNRLLNTVRNALDRKELVLENTRLKKKVSKNFEMIGESEEIHLIKELIEKVAPTDARVLITGQNGTGKELVAHWLHQKSDRSKGPMVEVNCAAIPSELIESELFGHVKGAFTSANKDRAGKFEVANGGTIFLDEIGDMSLSAQAKVLRALQENKISRVGSGKDIKVDVRVVAATNKDLKKEIEEKKFREDLYHRLAVILIEVPSLNERREDIPLLIDYFSEKISAEHGSGKKEFTEDALKILKDYDWRGNIRELRNVVERLIILGGEKITEEDVKLFGSKF; via the coding sequence ATGGCAAGTATTTTATTAATTGAAGACGAAGCAGCAATAAGAAGGGTTTTAGTAAAAATCCTTACTGAAGAGAGCAAAAATTATGAAGTTGAAGAAGCGGCAGATGGTCTTGAAGGCATTGAAAAGATAAAAGATCAGGATTTTGATCTGGTGCTTTGCGATATCAAAATGCCCAAAATGGATGGGGTAGAAGTCCTGGAGGCTATTATGAGAATTAAGCCTGAAATCCCTGTGGTGATGATTTCCGGTCACGGAGATCTTGAAACTGCTGTGAATACTATGAAAATGGGCGCTTTTGATTATATAGCTAAACCACCAGATCTTAACCGACTTTTAAATACGGTAAGAAATGCTTTAGACCGAAAAGAACTGGTATTAGAGAATACGCGTCTCAAGAAGAAAGTAAGCAAGAATTTTGAAATGATTGGCGAATCTGAAGAAATTCACCTAATCAAAGAACTTATAGAAAAAGTTGCTCCTACAGATGCTCGTGTTCTTATCACCGGCCAAAATGGTACGGGAAAAGAATTGGTAGCTCACTGGTTGCATCAAAAAAGCGACAGGTCTAAAGGGCCAATGGTAGAGGTGAACTGCGCGGCTATCCCTTCCGAATTAATAGAAAGTGAACTTTTTGGGCACGTGAAAGGGGCTTTTACTTCCGCTAATAAAGATCGTGCCGGTAAATTTGAAGTTGCCAACGGCGGAACTATTTTCCTTGATGAAATTGGTGATATGAGCCTTTCGGCACAAGCTAAAGTTTTACGGGCACTTCAGGAAAATAAAATTTCACGGGTAGGAAGTGGCAAAGATATTAAGGTAGATGTTCGCGTGGTTGCGGCAACAAATAAAGATCTCAAAAAGGAAATTGAAGAAAAGAAATTCAGGGAAGACCTTTATCACAGGCTGGCGGTGATTTTAATTGAAGTGCCGTCTCTAAACGAACGTCGTGAAGATATCCCGCTGCTTATAGATTATTTTAGCGAAAAGATATCTGCGGAACATGGTTCTGGTAAAAAAGAATTTACCGAAGATGCCTTAAAGATCCTTAAAGATTACGATTGGCGCGGAAATATACGTGAGCTGCGAAACGTAGTAGAACGCCTTATTATTCTTGGGGGTGAAAAGATAACCGAAGAAGACGTAAAACTCTTTGGAAGCAAATTTTAA
- the rlmF gene encoding 23S rRNA (adenine(1618)-N(6))-methyltransferase RlmF — MHSQNIHKNPYDLDALTGSHKPLSAFVFTNKFGTKTINFSDPQAVLHLNKALLKHHYGLLEWGIPENYLCPPIPGRANYIHHLNDLISKDERIKEEVKGLDIGMGANCIYPILGAKIYNWKMTGADIDLPAVYSATKILKSNPDLENFVNIRHQKDRSNIFKGIVKEGECYNFSMCNPPFYESQEAARKANLQKRENIGSSSFPLNFGGQANELWCNGGEALFVKRMIKESVHFKTQIGWFTSLISQKQNLPKLIKQLTKLNASHQVKDMETGNKKTRLLAWRWKNW; from the coding sequence TTGCATTCTCAAAATATTCATAAAAACCCGTATGATCTTGATGCTCTCACTGGTAGTCATAAACCTTTGAGTGCATTTGTTTTTACAAATAAATTTGGAACAAAGACAATAAACTTCTCAGATCCACAAGCGGTCTTGCATTTGAACAAGGCTTTATTAAAGCACCACTACGGTTTATTAGAGTGGGGAATACCGGAAAACTATTTATGCCCTCCCATTCCCGGCAGGGCAAATTATATTCATCATCTTAATGATTTGATATCAAAAGATGAAAGGATAAAAGAAGAAGTAAAAGGACTGGATATTGGGATGGGAGCAAATTGTATCTATCCCATCCTGGGTGCCAAAATTTATAATTGGAAAATGACCGGTGCAGATATTGATCTCCCTGCAGTATATTCAGCCACTAAGATCCTGAAGTCCAATCCAGATTTAGAAAATTTTGTTAACATAAGGCATCAAAAGGACCGGTCAAACATTTTTAAAGGAATAGTGAAAGAAGGGGAATGCTATAATTTTAGTATGTGTAATCCTCCGTTTTATGAATCCCAAGAAGCGGCCAGAAAAGCAAATTTGCAAAAAAGAGAGAACATAGGTTCATCCTCTTTTCCTCTCAATTTCGGCGGACAGGCTAACGAATTGTGGTGTAATGGTGGGGAAGCTTTGTTCGTAAAACGGATGATCAAAGAAAGTGTACATTTTAAAACCCAGATAGGGTGGTTTACTTCTCTTATTTCCCAAAAACAAAATCTTCCGAAATTAATTAAACAACTTACTAAGTTAAATGCATCACATCAAGTAAAAGATATGGAAACCGGAAATAAAAAAACCAGATTGCTTGCGTGGAGATGGAAAAACTGGTAA
- a CDS encoding ferritin-like domain-containing protein → MKTTREEAKEESHKNLVDDLQELLEKNYNAEKGFKNAMEGRKHSGLKQFLKKQSLQKDQFVTELEHLIRSLNDVPKEKGSTKGDLHRTWMDIKTALSSNKDEALLEECIRGEKASKKEYEKKLKESYYTPEVTRIITAQLEEINNTLAKVKTLEDLADD, encoded by the coding sequence ATGAAGACCACAAGAGAAGAAGCCAAGGAAGAAAGTCATAAAAACCTTGTTGATGATTTGCAGGAGCTGCTGGAAAAAAATTACAATGCTGAAAAAGGATTTAAAAATGCTATGGAGGGCAGGAAGCACTCTGGCTTAAAACAATTCCTAAAAAAACAGTCATTGCAAAAAGACCAATTCGTGACTGAACTGGAGCATTTGATTCGTTCTTTAAATGACGTGCCAAAAGAAAAAGGAAGTACCAAGGGTGACCTTCACCGTACATGGATGGATATAAAAACCGCATTGAGCAGCAACAAAGATGAAGCTTTACTTGAGGAATGTATTCGTGGAGAAAAGGCCAGTAAGAAGGAGTATGAAAAAAAATTAAAGGAAAGTTATTATACGCCTGAAGTAACCAGGATCATAACAGCGCAACTTGAGGAAATTAATAACACCCTGGCTAAAGTGAAAACTTTGGAAGACCTTGCTGATGATTAA
- a CDS encoding IS4 family transposase — MNSGKYVFAQTLDYVNRYEFGKCVKRYNGDYRTRDFNCWNQFVQLFFGQLTSRNSLRDIATCLRAHKSKLYHLGMNGYVNQSSLSRANEGRDWRIFADFGEYLIGQVRPLYTDHPIPNIRLENEVFALDSTTISLSLVLFQWAPGKYSRGAVKIHTLLDLRGSIPSFVLITDGKYHDSNVLDVLVPVSGAIYLMDKAYIDFEALYRIHLAGASFISRAKSNMDYTVTGQNYNINPVTGLKSDKTILLNGYKSKRLYPEPLRLVEYHDVEKDITLYFLTNNQEVSALEITKLYRNRWQIEVFFKWIKQNLTIKKLWGHSENAVNIHVWMAICTYLIVAHIKHSLRSSLSIYEIIQILSISAMDKSSIKELLTEEFSNQNFNEQKNLFDN, encoded by the coding sequence ATGAATTCTGGAAAATACGTTTTTGCCCAAACACTGGACTATGTGAACAGGTATGAGTTCGGGAAGTGCGTAAAACGGTACAATGGCGACTACAGAACCCGTGATTTCAATTGTTGGAATCAGTTCGTTCAGTTGTTTTTTGGCCAGTTGACCTCCCGCAATTCCCTTAGGGACATCGCTACCTGCCTCAGGGCACACAAAAGCAAGCTATATCATTTGGGAATGAACGGTTATGTCAATCAGTCCTCATTGTCCCGTGCCAATGAGGGTAGGGACTGGAGGATATTCGCAGACTTTGGAGAATACTTGATCGGTCAGGTGCGTCCTCTGTACACCGATCATCCCATACCCAACATCAGGTTGGAAAATGAGGTTTTTGCGTTGGACTCGACCACGATCTCCCTTAGCCTTGTCCTTTTTCAATGGGCGCCGGGAAAGTATTCCCGGGGAGCCGTAAAGATCCATACCCTGCTCGATCTCAGGGGTAGCATACCATCTTTTGTGTTGATCACCGATGGGAAATACCACGACAGTAACGTACTGGATGTATTGGTGCCGGTATCAGGAGCAATCTATCTGATGGACAAAGCTTATATAGACTTTGAAGCGCTCTACCGCATACATCTTGCAGGGGCTTCTTTTATCTCAAGGGCCAAATCCAATATGGACTACACGGTCACTGGCCAGAATTACAATATAAACCCCGTGACAGGTTTAAAAAGTGACAAGACCATACTGCTCAATGGATATAAATCCAAAAGGTTATATCCAGAGCCACTTAGGTTGGTAGAATACCACGATGTAGAGAAAGATATTACATTGTACTTCTTGACCAACAATCAAGAAGTGTCCGCTCTAGAGATAACAAAACTGTATAGAAACAGGTGGCAAATAGAGGTGTTCTTCAAGTGGATAAAACAAAACCTGACCATAAAAAAACTATGGGGGCATTCTGAAAATGCAGTAAACATCCACGTATGGATGGCAATTTGCACTTACTTAATCGTAGCTCACATAAAACATTCGTTACGCAGCAGCCTATCCATATATGAGATCATACAAATACTAAGTATATCGGCGATGGATAAATCCTCCATAAAAGAATTGCTTACAGAAGAATTTTCAAATCAAAATTTCAATGAACAAAAAAATTTATTTGACAACTAA
- a CDS encoding DUF4372 domain-containing protein — protein sequence MAKSNYFSGKSVFGQLISLIGYRTIKEEVQKCDSNRYVKKFMTRDH from the coding sequence ATGGCTAAAAGTAATTATTTTTCTGGTAAATCTGTTTTCGGACAGCTAATTTCCTTAATTGGGTATAGAACAATAAAAGAAGAGGTCCAGAAGTGTGATTCTAATCGATATGTTAAGAAGTTTATGACCAGGGATCACTAG
- a CDS encoding M20/M25/M40 family metallo-hydrolase — MKKYLFAIFCLVLTLNLNAQAKETKEDSLQIRELYDAALVKGQAYEWLEHLSNNIGGRLSGSLNAQKAVEYTKAQLEELGLDKVWLQPVMVPKWTRGAREHAYIQTGPGMTTEVNITALGGSVATAAGGLKAQVVEVQGIEDLENYKDKIKGKIVFYNRPMKPELIQTFEAYGGCVDQRYSGAEAAAKYGAAGVIVRSLSLKIDENPHTGSMSYGDLQDSQRIPAAAISTKDAEYLSGILKLKKDLEFYYKLSSENHGEVQSYNVIGEITGSQFPEEIMVVGGHLDSWDLGDGSHDDGAGVVQSMEVLRLFKETGYQPKRTIRVVLFMNEENGLRGGNKYADVAHSKNENHIFALESDAGGFTPRGFSFEADDAQFAQIESWKPLFEPYLIHYFERGGSGADIGPLKKGDIVLAGLRPDSQRYFDHHHAATDTFEHVNKRELELGAATMTSLIYLVDKYGMKRINIEKGQKL, encoded by the coding sequence ATGAAAAAATACCTTTTTGCCATTTTTTGCCTCGTACTTACACTAAATCTTAACGCCCAGGCTAAGGAAACAAAGGAAGATTCCCTTCAAATTCGTGAATTATATGATGCCGCCCTGGTTAAGGGCCAGGCTTATGAATGGTTGGAGCATCTTTCTAATAATATTGGCGGGAGATTATCAGGCTCGTTAAATGCGCAAAAAGCGGTAGAATACACCAAAGCACAGTTGGAAGAATTAGGTCTGGACAAAGTTTGGCTGCAACCGGTTATGGTGCCCAAATGGACGCGCGGCGCCCGGGAGCACGCTTATATTCAAACCGGCCCTGGGATGACTACCGAAGTTAATATAACTGCTCTGGGAGGCTCAGTGGCTACAGCCGCTGGCGGGTTAAAAGCTCAGGTTGTAGAAGTACAGGGGATAGAAGACCTGGAAAATTATAAAGATAAAATAAAAGGCAAAATTGTTTTTTATAACCGCCCAATGAAACCGGAACTTATTCAAACTTTCGAAGCTTACGGTGGGTGTGTAGATCAGCGTTACTCGGGAGCTGAAGCAGCTGCAAAATATGGTGCTGCAGGAGTAATTGTACGTTCTTTAAGCCTTAAAATTGATGAAAATCCGCATACGGGTTCAATGAGCTATGGTGATTTGCAGGATAGTCAAAGGATCCCGGCCGCTGCAATAAGCACCAAAGATGCTGAATATCTCTCCGGAATTTTAAAATTGAAAAAAGACCTGGAATTTTATTATAAATTAAGTTCAGAAAATCACGGCGAAGTTCAATCTTATAATGTAATCGGGGAAATAACCGGAAGCCAATTTCCTGAAGAAATTATGGTTGTTGGTGGTCACCTGGATTCTTGGGACCTGGGGGATGGTTCCCACGATGATGGCGCTGGAGTGGTGCAGTCTATGGAAGTTTTGCGTTTGTTTAAAGAAACGGGGTACCAGCCAAAAAGAACTATTAGAGTAGTCTTGTTTATGAACGAAGAAAATGGTTTACGCGGCGGAAATAAATATGCCGATGTTGCTCATAGCAAAAATGAAAATCACATTTTCGCTTTAGAAAGTGATGCCGGTGGATTCACACCACGCGGATTTTCTTTTGAAGCAGACGACGCTCAATTCGCACAAATTGAAAGCTGGAAACCGCTTTTTGAACCTTATTTAATTCATTATTTTGAAAGAGGAGGTAGCGGTGCAGATATTGGTCCGTTAAAGAAAGGGGATATCGTCCTTGCTGGCTTAAGACCAGATTCTCAAAGATATTTTGATCATCACCACGCCGCGACCGATACTTTTGAGCACGTCAACAAGCGCGAGTTAGAATTGGGAGCTGCTACAATGACTTCGTTAATATACTTGGTAGATAAGTACGGAATGAAGCGTATTAACATTGAAAAAGGCCAAAAACTTTAA
- a CDS encoding MATE family efflux transporter: MQLSAYTKEFGKNLNIAFPVMLGQLGHVMVGLVDNLMIGQLGPAPLAAVSLGNSLVFIALSLGIGFSFAITPLIAEADGAQDINKGRSYFHHGVILCTINGIVLFLTLLVAKPVLYYLDQPPEVVELAIPYLNIVAFSMIPLMIFQAFKQFADGLSQTKYAMYATLIANVVNVIFNYLLIYGIWIFPRLELEGAAIGTLISRFFMLWFVWEILRRKKKFAEYFKWGKKESLNSEVFKRLLNLGFPTALQMLFEVGIFTATVFLAGLLGTNPQAANQIALNLASMTFMIAVGLGVTATIRVGNQKGLANFKDLRRIAMSTFLLVFLIEAVFALGFILLKDWLPTFYLDNAEVILLAAQLLVVAALFQLSDGLQVVILGALRGLQDVRIPTVICFISYWIIGFPVSWYFGKAENLGTMGIWLGLLAGLSASALMLYIRFNYLSKKLILQESSLVQSKI; this comes from the coding sequence TTGCAACTAAGCGCCTATACCAAAGAATTCGGTAAGAATTTAAACATTGCCTTTCCCGTAATGCTCGGCCAGTTGGGGCATGTTATGGTAGGTTTGGTAGATAATTTAATGATTGGCCAATTGGGGCCAGCACCACTTGCTGCGGTTTCTCTCGGAAATTCCCTGGTGTTTATTGCACTTTCCCTGGGAATTGGATTTTCTTTTGCTATTACACCTTTAATTGCTGAAGCCGATGGTGCACAGGATATCAATAAAGGCCGAAGCTATTTTCATCACGGGGTTATTTTATGCACCATTAACGGGATTGTTCTATTCCTCACCTTATTGGTGGCAAAACCGGTTTTATACTATTTAGATCAACCACCTGAAGTAGTAGAACTCGCCATTCCTTATCTTAATATTGTGGCGTTTTCAATGATTCCCTTAATGATCTTCCAGGCCTTTAAGCAGTTTGCTGACGGACTTTCGCAAACCAAATATGCTATGTACGCGACATTGATAGCTAACGTAGTGAATGTTATTTTTAATTATCTTCTTATCTACGGAATTTGGATCTTCCCAAGATTGGAACTGGAAGGCGCAGCAATTGGTACCTTAATTTCCCGTTTCTTTATGCTTTGGTTTGTTTGGGAAATCTTGAGACGTAAAAAGAAATTCGCCGAATATTTTAAATGGGGTAAAAAGGAATCTTTAAATTCTGAAGTATTTAAAAGATTATTAAATCTCGGTTTCCCAACTGCGCTCCAAATGCTATTTGAAGTAGGGATTTTTACCGCTACGGTATTTCTAGCCGGTTTGCTGGGAACCAATCCACAAGCGGCTAATCAAATAGCCTTGAATCTCGCGTCTATGACGTTTATGATCGCCGTTGGACTTGGAGTTACCGCTACAATTAGAGTGGGAAATCAAAAAGGATTGGCCAATTTCAAGGATTTGCGAAGAATCGCCATGTCAACTTTTTTGCTGGTGTTTTTAATTGAAGCGGTATTTGCACTAGGTTTTATTTTGTTGAAAGATTGGCTACCCACATTTTATTTAGATAATGCTGAAGTGATTTTACTGGCAGCGCAATTACTGGTTGTTGCTGCGTTATTTCAACTTAGCGATGGCTTACAGGTTGTTATTCTGGGAGCTTTAAGAGGGCTTCAGGATGTGAGAATTCCAACCGTAATTTGTTTTATTTCTTACTGGATTATTGGTTTCCCGGTTTCCTGGTATTTTGGAAAAGCCGAAAACCTTGGAACTATGGGAATATGGCTTGGACTTCTGGCAGGGCTCTCGGCTTCGGCATTAATGTTGTACATTCGATTTAATTATTTATCAAAAAAACTTATTTTGCAAGAATCAAGTCTTGTTCAATCAAAAATTTAA